The Triticum aestivum cultivar Chinese Spring chromosome 7B, IWGSC CS RefSeq v2.1, whole genome shotgun sequence genome window below encodes:
- the LOC123160223 gene encoding uncharacterized protein, whose product MASEEEQSSLEEPSPPRTPTSWPSQPLLLDPAYARSKSVIHDELRSFRVFLQWCALDHSSPAARAASYAAFLALALAVPAAVTASLRADASLSPASASAVTFNRVATLTASGLAAVSFVTMAVFFRRCGGLRQLLFLDGGLRDDTAFVRRRYERELDRAFRLLAALLVPALCVEAAHKAVFFFSTVRVDPLLPLPHVPWRAVALVATVASWVYRTGVFLLVCVLFRLTCELQILRFEGIYHMFDAEACAAADEIFVEHRRIRTQLLATSHRYRVFIICCLVTITVSQLGALLVALSSQDGKSFANSGDLLVGSSVQLSGFFMCLFGAARITHRAQRIVSIASQWHMRMLSAAPHHGKPAVSTSASDIDRVALTAPLLPGAGCDYKSRQALVTYLWHNSGGITLFGFTLDRGLLHTIFAFEMTLVLWILSKAVVFS is encoded by the exons ATGGCGTCCGAGGAGGAGCAGAGCTCGCTGGAGGAGCCGTCCCCGCCGCGGACGCCGACGTCCTGGCCGTCACAGCCGCTGCTCCTGGACCCGGCCTACGCGCGGAGCAAGTCGGTAATCCACGACGAGCTGCGCAGCTTCCGCGTGTTCCTGCAGTGGTGCGCGCTCGACCACTCCTCCCCCGCCGCGCGGGCCGCCTCGTACGCGGCCTTCCTCGCGCTGGCGCTCGCCGTGCCCGCCGCCGTCACGGCCTCCCTCCGCGCCGACGCATCGCTGTCCCCTGCCTCCGCGTCCGCGGTCACGTTCAATCGCGTGGCCACGCTCACGGCGTCGGGGCTCGCCGCCGTCTCGTTCGTCACGATGGCCGTCTTCTTCCGCCGCTGCGGCGGCCTCCGGCAGCTGCTGTTCCTCGACGGGGGCCTCCGCGACGACACCGCGTTCGTCCGCCGCCGCTACGAGCGGGAGCTGGACCGCGCGTTCCGCCTCCTGGCGGCGCTGCTCGTCCCGGCCCTCTGCGTGGAGGCCGCGCACAAGGccgtcttcttcttctccaccgTGCGCGTGGATCCGCTGCTCCCGCTCCCGCACGTGCCGTGGCGCGCGGTGGCGCTGGTGGCCACGGTGGCGTCGTGGGTGTACCGCACAGGGGTGTTCCTGCTGGTGTGCGTTCTGTTCCGCCTCACCTGCGAGCTCCAGATCCTGCGCTTCGAGGGGATCTACCACATGTTCGACGCGGAGGCgtgcgccgccgccgacgagatctTCGTGGAGCACCGCCGCATCCGGACGCAGCTGCTGGCTACCAGCCACCGGTACAGGGTGTTCATCATCTGCTGCCTCGTCACCATCACCGTCAGCCAGCTCGGCGCCCTGCTCGTCGCCCTCTCCTCCCAGGACGGCAAGAGCTTcgccaactccggcgacctcctg GTTGGTTCGTCGGTGCAGCTGAGTGGGTTCTTCATGTGCCTCTTCGGCGCGGCCAGGATCACGCACCGAGCCCAACGGATCGTGTCCATCGCCAGCCAGTGGCACATGCGCATGCTGTCCGCCGCCCCGCACCACGGCAAACCGGCCGTCAGCACGTCGGCGAGCGACATCGACAGGGTCGCTCTGACGGCGCCGTTGCTCCCCGGAGCAGGATGCGACTACAAAAGCAGACAAGCTCTTG TGACGTACCTGTGGCACAACAGTGGCGGGATCACCTTGTTCGGCTTCACGCTCGACAGGGGCCTCCTCCACACCATCTTCGCCTTCGAGATGACCCTCGTGCTCTGGATCCTCAGCAAAGCTGTAGTTTTCTCCTAA